The Platichthys flesus chromosome 10, fPlaFle2.1, whole genome shotgun sequence genome includes a window with the following:
- the LOC133962013 gene encoding myosin heavy chain, striated muscle-like has translation MKSAVLFLLLCLSPFVPRGLSGVSVPQEDDLRPGGDGPPGGEGPPELPDLWDELWGLRELVLSLKAEEVERRQALRGMESRLRDREVEAEQQRRGLDGLQETVDHQQEELISDLRRRVEETEEQSKDLAAQMWTLVSGLNASESSVEQLKKKSAAMASELPFLQTRLRASERTVEQLRRKNAVLAARLCSTESVMEELRRQISGFPASNSSETRLVGLAELNSTSQVIHPADYSFTHLFIFMKRASLLSATRSSSALEENLESVTSRLLQLERNDKARAVEVSDVKSRLTETPAAGPADWGEALQLRLSSAEIHIQQLQTQGAEETSKRMNLQRSLEDLLENLNTDVMNRLSVSEKQLQEMKTLNTVQSVHLSSLESRLTGHDHNATDVMNRLSVSEKQLQEMKTLNTELEVRLRDGVKQLQELKTQTTGVEVRLRDEEKQLEDLRSQQAGVEVRLRDGDQQLQDLRTGNTVQSVHLSSLESRLTGHDHNATDVMNRLSVSEKQLQEMKTLNTELEVRLRDGEKQLQELKTKTTGVEVRLRDEEKQLQEMKTQTSGELKVAFSAGLTDSGPVGPFDEEMTLIFSKTISNIGRGYNQSTGVFTAPVRGVYFFSFTTADYLKGYMGLYLYRNNQPILFHLDLNDHGGYTSTSSGVVLQLEEADRVRLSLPASYRLYDDSRNFSVFSGFLLFSL, from the exons ATGAAGTCTGCGGTTttgtttctgctcctctgtttgtctcctttcGTCCCTCGGGGGCTGTCGGGGGTGTCTGTCCCGCAGGAGGACGACCTCAGGCCGGGGGGCGACGGGCCCCCGGGGGGCGAGGGGCCCCCAGAGCTCCCTGACCTCTGGGACGAGCTGTGGGGGCTGAGGGAGCTGGTCCTGAGCCTGAaggcggaggaggtggagcggcGCCAGGCCCTGCGCGGCATGGAGAGCCGGCTGCGGGACCGAGAGGTGGAGGCTGAGCAGCAGAGACGAGGCCTGGACGGACTTCAGGAGACGGTAGACCatcagcaggaggagctgatctcagatctgAGGAGGAGGGTTGAGGAGACGGAAGAGCAGAGCAAAG ATCTTGCCGCCCAAATGTGGACGCTTGTGTCCGGCCTGAACGCCAGCGAGAGCTCGgtggagcagctgaagaagaagagcgcAG CCATGGCGTCCGAGCTGCCGTTCCTGCAGACGAGGCTGAGGGCCAGTGAACGCACcgtggagcagctgaggaggaagaacgCAG TCCTGGCTGCCAGACTGTGCAGCACAGAGAgtgtgatggaggagctgaggaggcagATCTCAG GTTTTCCAGCCTCCAACAGTTCCGAGACTCGACTCGTTGGCCTGGCGGAGCTGAACTCCACCTCTCAAG TGATCCATCCTGCAGATTATTCATTCACTCATTTGTTCATATTCATGAAACGAGCGTCTCTTCTCTCAGCGACCAGGAGCTCATCAGCTCTGGAAGAAAACCTGGAGTCTGTGACCAGTCGACTTCTGCAGCTGGAGAGAAACGACAAAG CTCGTGCCGTTGAAGTCTCTGATGTGAAGTCCAGGCTGACGGAGACTCCGGCTGCAG GACCGGCTGACTGGGGGGAGGCACTGCAGCTCAGACTGAGCTCTGCTGAGATCcacatccagcagctgcagacccAGGGAGCCG AAGAAACCTCCAAACGGATGAACCTACAGAGAAGCCTGGAGGATCTCCTGGAGAACCTGAACACTG ACGTGATGAACCGACTGAGCGTCAgtgagaagcagctgcaggagatgaAGACACTAAACACTG TTCAGAGCGTTCATCTTTCGTCACTCGAGTCCAGACTGACGGGTCACGACCACAACGCCACAG ACGTGATGAACAGACTGAGCGTCAgtgagaagcagctgcaggagatgaAGACACTGAACACTG AGCTGGAGGTCCGACTGAGAGATGgagtgaagcagctgcaggagctgaagacACAAACCACAG GTGTGGAGGTCCGActgagagatgaggagaagcagctggaggATCTGAGGTCACAACAAGCAG GTGTGGAGGTCCGACTGAGGGACGGagaccagcagctgcaggatctGAGGACAGGAAACACAG TTCAGAGCGTTCATCTTTCGTCACTCGAGTCCAGACTGACGGGTCACGACCACAACGCCACAG ACGTGATGAACAGACTGAGTGTCAgtgagaagcagctgcaggagatgaAGACACTAAACACTG AGCTGGAGGTCCGactgagagatggagagaagcagctgcaggagctgaagacAAAAACCACAG GTGTGGAGGTCCGActgagagatgaggagaagcagcttcaggagaTGAAGACACAAACCTCAG GTGAGCTGAAGGTGGCGTTCTCCGCTGGTCTGACTGACTCAGGACCAGTTGGACCATTTGATGAAGAGATGACGCTGATCTTCTCCAAAACAATCAGCAACATCGGCCGAGGCTATAACCAGAGCACAG GTGTGTTCACGGCTCCGGTCAGAGGTGTGTACTTCTTCAGCTTCACGACTGCAGATTACCTGAAGGGCTACATGGGTCTCTACCTGTACAGGAACAACCAGCCAATCCTCTTCCACCTGGACCTGAACGACCACGGCGGCtacacctccacctccagcggcgtggtgctgcagctggaggaggccgaCCGGGTCCGCCTCAGTCTGCCGGCGAGCTACCGCCTGTACGACGACTCCCGCAACTTCAGCGTCTTCTCTGGCTTCCTGCTGTTCTCACTCTGA